The following are from one region of the Salvia hispanica cultivar TCC Black 2014 chromosome 1, UniMelb_Shisp_WGS_1.0, whole genome shotgun sequence genome:
- the LOC125204206 gene encoding 30S ribosomal protein S16: protein MASSVEVGSVPVAEIVAPAEAPVKVEESPAEVVAVAEEVASEETAAAEAAAVEEPAVEAAPVTAEVAAPAEVAEEKAASAEAEPELKEAAAVEEPAVEAAPVTAEEAAPAEAAAEEEAAPVAAKEEKEAEVAVEKTEE, encoded by the exons ATGGCATCATCAGTTGAG GTTGGATCAGTTCCAGTGGCAGAGATCGTTGCTCCGGCTGAGGCACCGGTGAAAGTGGAGGAGTCTCCTGCAGAGGTGGTGGCGGTAGCGGAAGAAGTAGCAAGTGAGGAAACTGCAGCTGCTGAAGCCGCGGCTGTGGAGGAGCCAGCCGTTGAAGCTGCTCCTGTCACCGCTGAAGTGGCTGCTCCAGCTGAAGTCGCCGAGGAGAAGGCTGCTTCAGCTGAAGCCGAGCCTGAGCTGAAAGAAGCCGCGGCGGTGGAGGAGCCAGCTGTTGAAGCTGCTCCTGTCACCGCTGAAGAGGCTGCTCCAGCTGAAGCCGCTGCGGAGGAGGAGGCAGCTCCTGTCGCCGCCAAGGAGGAGAAGGAGGCTGAAGTTGCAGTTGAGAAAACTGAGGAGTGA
- the LOC125201822 gene encoding induced stolen tip protein TUB8-like isoform X1 has product MASVEQVGSVPVAEIVAPVEAAVKVEETPAEVVAVAEEVAAEAEPEKEAAAVEEPAVEEAAPVEAEPEKEAAAVEEPAVEEAAPAEAEPEKEAAAVEEPAEAEPEKEAAAVEEPAVEAETTVVTAEEAVPEKEPLAVEEAAPVAAEEAAPAEVAVEKAEE; this is encoded by the exons ATGGCATCAGTTGAG CAGGTTGGATCAGTTCCAGTGGCAGAGATCGTTGCTCCGGTTGAGGCAGCGGTGAAAGTGGAGGAGACTCCTGCAGAGGTGGTGGCCGTGGCGGAAGAAGTAGCTGCTGAAGCCGAGCCAGAGAAAGAAGCCGCGGCGGTGGAGGAGCCAGCCGTTGAAGAGGCTGCTCCAGTTGAAGCCGAGCCAGAGAAAGAAGCCGCGGCGGTGGAGGAGCCAGCCGTTGAAGAGGCTGCTCCAGCAGAAGCCGAGCCAGAGAAAGAAGCCGCAGCAGTGGAGGAGCCAGCTGAGGCCGAGCCTGAGAAAGAAGCCGCGGCCGTAGAGGAGCCAGCTGTTGAAGCCGAGACGACAGTGGTTACGGCTGAAGAAGCCGTTCCAGAGAAAGAGCCATTGGCTGTTGAGGAGGCCGCTCCCGTCGCTGCTGAAGAGGCTGCTCCAGCTGAAGTTGCAGTTGAGAAAGCTGAGGAGTGA
- the LOC125201822 gene encoding cytochrome c1-like isoform X3, with product MASVEQVGSVPVAEIVAPVEAAVKVEETPAEVVAVAEEVAAEAEPEKEAAAVEEPAVEEAAPAEAEPEKEAAAVEEPAEAEPEKEAAAVEEPAVEAETTVVTAEEAVPEKEPLAVEEAAPVAAEEAAPAEVAVEKAEE from the exons ATGGCATCAGTTGAG CAGGTTGGATCAGTTCCAGTGGCAGAGATCGTTGCTCCGGTTGAGGCAGCGGTGAAAGTGGAGGAGACTCCTGCAGAGGTGGTGGCCGTGGCGGAAGAAGTAGCTGCTGAAGCCGAGCCAGAGAAAGAAGCCGCGGCGGTGGAG GAGCCAGCCGTTGAAGAGGCTGCTCCAGCAGAAGCCGAGCCAGAGAAAGAAGCCGCAGCAGTGGAGGAGCCAGCTGAGGCCGAGCCTGAGAAAGAAGCCGCGGCCGTAGAGGAGCCAGCTGTTGAAGCCGAGACGACAGTGGTTACGGCTGAAGAAGCCGTTCCAGAGAAAGAGCCATTGGCTGTTGAGGAGGCCGCTCCCGTCGCTGCTGAAGAGGCTGCTCCAGCTGAAGTTGCAGTTGAGAAAGCTGAGGAGTGA
- the LOC125201822 gene encoding induced stolen tip protein TUB8-like isoform X2: protein MASVEVGSVPVAEIVAPVEAAVKVEETPAEVVAVAEEVAAEAEPEKEAAAVEEPAVEEAAPVEAEPEKEAAAVEEPAVEEAAPAEAEPEKEAAAVEEPAEAEPEKEAAAVEEPAVEAETTVVTAEEAVPEKEPLAVEEAAPVAAEEAAPAEVAVEKAEE from the exons ATGGCATCAGTTGAG GTTGGATCAGTTCCAGTGGCAGAGATCGTTGCTCCGGTTGAGGCAGCGGTGAAAGTGGAGGAGACTCCTGCAGAGGTGGTGGCCGTGGCGGAAGAAGTAGCTGCTGAAGCCGAGCCAGAGAAAGAAGCCGCGGCGGTGGAGGAGCCAGCCGTTGAAGAGGCTGCTCCAGTTGAAGCCGAGCCAGAGAAAGAAGCCGCGGCGGTGGAGGAGCCAGCCGTTGAAGAGGCTGCTCCAGCAGAAGCCGAGCCAGAGAAAGAAGCCGCAGCAGTGGAGGAGCCAGCTGAGGCCGAGCCTGAGAAAGAAGCCGCGGCCGTAGAGGAGCCAGCTGTTGAAGCCGAGACGACAGTGGTTACGGCTGAAGAAGCCGTTCCAGAGAAAGAGCCATTGGCTGTTGAGGAGGCCGCTCCCGTCGCTGCTGAAGAGGCTGCTCCAGCTGAAGTTGCAGTTGAGAAAGCTGAGGAGTGA